The following are from one region of the Nicotiana tomentosiformis chromosome 7, ASM39032v3, whole genome shotgun sequence genome:
- the LOC104094589 gene encoding uncharacterized protein isoform X1, protein MHFQNSFKRFIFISTILCSGFCVFEFYAFADYIKGIDNLFRDDKMGTNELKEALIFLCKGELWRMAVLWTPSLIISYLHLFSQSLFLRKSKFYDRSSPSLPTTSSNPAIASIRKPICIITGATSGLGAAAAFALAKEGYYIVLAGRSLHSLSKIVSDIQEQIDDACVKAFEVDLSSYKSILSFTRSLQQWLLDSDMHCSVQVLINNAGILATSYRITAERCDQMMSTNYLGPFCLTKLLLPLLEQSPIPSRVVNVTSFTHRNVSSMEVTGETISGKYFSKLSSYPFAHVYEYSKLCLLLLTYELHRRVGLVEKSQNVSVIAVDPGVVKTNIMREIPSCLSWLAFSILKLLGLLQSPEVGVRSVLDAVHAPPETSGVYFFGGNGRTLRSSQLSYNSKLAKDLWDASSQIHLEFQLASQGNLEYTIR, encoded by the exons ATGCACTTTCAGAATTCCTTTAAACGGTTCATTTTTATTTCAACAATTCTTTGTTCAGGCTTCTGTGTTTTCGAGTTCTACGCCTTTGCTGATTATATAAAAG GTATAGACAACTTGTTCAGAGACGATAAAATGGGTACAAATGAGTTAAAGGAGGCTTTAATCTTTCTCTGCAAAGGAGAACTCTGGAGAATGGCTGTTCTTTGGACTCCCTCTCTCATCATTTCCTACTTGCATCTGTTTTCCCAAAGCCTCTTCTTGCGGAAATCCAAATTCTATGATCGTTCTTCACCATCACTGCCTACAACATCATCTAATCCTGCTATTGCTTCTATCAGAAAGCCTATCTGCATAATTACAGGT GCCACATCTGGTTTGGGTGCTGCAGCTGCATTTGCCCTTGCTAAAGAAGGCTATTACATTGTTCTTG CTGGAAGATCATTGCACTCGTTGTCAAAG ATTGTGTCTGACATCCAAGAACAAATAGATGATGCTTGTGTAAAAGCTTTTGAGGTTGATTTGTCATCATACAAGTCAATCTTGAGCTTCACACGCTCCCTTCAACAGTGGTTGTTGGATTCAGATATGCATTGCTCTGTCCAGGTCCTAATAAATAATGCTGGAATCCTTGCGACATCATATAGAATCACTGCTGAACGATGTGATCA GATGATGTCAACTAATTATCTTGGTCCATTTTGTCTTACAAAACTGCTTTTGCCGCTTCTAGAACAGAGTCCTATCCCTTCTCGTGTTGTTAATGTTACATCATTCACGCATCGGAATG TGTCTAGCATGGAGGTCACCGGAGAAACAATATCTGGGaagtatttttcaaaattaaGTTCCTACCCATTTGCTCATGTATATGAGTATTCTAAAT TATGCCTTCTGCTCTTGACATATGAGCTTCATCGACGAGTTGGTCTGGTGGAGAAATCTCAGAATGTCTCTGTCAT TGCTGTAGATCCTGGAGTAGTGAAAACCAACATTATGCGAGAAATTCCTTCATGCCTCTCATGGTTGGCGTTTTCCATTTTGAAACTTTTGGGGCTTTTGCAATCTCCTGAAGTAGGAGTCCGCTCTGTTCTTGATGCAGTACATGCGCCACCA GAAACCTCAGGAGTATACTTCTTTGGAGGAAATGGTAGAACTCTAAGATCTTCTCAGCTTTCTTACAACTCCAAACTTGCAAAGGATCTTTGGGATGCATCGTCTCAAATTCATCTTGAGTTTCAGCTTGCTTCCCAAG GGAACTTGGAGTATACAATTAGATGA
- the LOC104094589 gene encoding uncharacterized protein isoform X2, with the protein MHFQNSFKRFIFISTILCSGFCVFEFYAFADYIKDNLFRDDKMGTNELKEALIFLCKGELWRMAVLWTPSLIISYLHLFSQSLFLRKSKFYDRSSPSLPTTSSNPAIASIRKPICIITGATSGLGAAAAFALAKEGYYIVLAGRSLHSLSKIVSDIQEQIDDACVKAFEVDLSSYKSILSFTRSLQQWLLDSDMHCSVQVLINNAGILATSYRITAERCDQMMSTNYLGPFCLTKLLLPLLEQSPIPSRVVNVTSFTHRNVSSMEVTGETISGKYFSKLSSYPFAHVYEYSKLCLLLLTYELHRRVGLVEKSQNVSVIAVDPGVVKTNIMREIPSCLSWLAFSILKLLGLLQSPEVGVRSVLDAVHAPPETSGVYFFGGNGRTLRSSQLSYNSKLAKDLWDASSQIHLEFQLASQGNLEYTIR; encoded by the exons ATGCACTTTCAGAATTCCTTTAAACGGTTCATTTTTATTTCAACAATTCTTTGTTCAGGCTTCTGTGTTTTCGAGTTCTACGCCTTTGCTGATTATATAAAAG ACAACTTGTTCAGAGACGATAAAATGGGTACAAATGAGTTAAAGGAGGCTTTAATCTTTCTCTGCAAAGGAGAACTCTGGAGAATGGCTGTTCTTTGGACTCCCTCTCTCATCATTTCCTACTTGCATCTGTTTTCCCAAAGCCTCTTCTTGCGGAAATCCAAATTCTATGATCGTTCTTCACCATCACTGCCTACAACATCATCTAATCCTGCTATTGCTTCTATCAGAAAGCCTATCTGCATAATTACAGGT GCCACATCTGGTTTGGGTGCTGCAGCTGCATTTGCCCTTGCTAAAGAAGGCTATTACATTGTTCTTG CTGGAAGATCATTGCACTCGTTGTCAAAG ATTGTGTCTGACATCCAAGAACAAATAGATGATGCTTGTGTAAAAGCTTTTGAGGTTGATTTGTCATCATACAAGTCAATCTTGAGCTTCACACGCTCCCTTCAACAGTGGTTGTTGGATTCAGATATGCATTGCTCTGTCCAGGTCCTAATAAATAATGCTGGAATCCTTGCGACATCATATAGAATCACTGCTGAACGATGTGATCA GATGATGTCAACTAATTATCTTGGTCCATTTTGTCTTACAAAACTGCTTTTGCCGCTTCTAGAACAGAGTCCTATCCCTTCTCGTGTTGTTAATGTTACATCATTCACGCATCGGAATG TGTCTAGCATGGAGGTCACCGGAGAAACAATATCTGGGaagtatttttcaaaattaaGTTCCTACCCATTTGCTCATGTATATGAGTATTCTAAAT TATGCCTTCTGCTCTTGACATATGAGCTTCATCGACGAGTTGGTCTGGTGGAGAAATCTCAGAATGTCTCTGTCAT TGCTGTAGATCCTGGAGTAGTGAAAACCAACATTATGCGAGAAATTCCTTCATGCCTCTCATGGTTGGCGTTTTCCATTTTGAAACTTTTGGGGCTTTTGCAATCTCCTGAAGTAGGAGTCCGCTCTGTTCTTGATGCAGTACATGCGCCACCA GAAACCTCAGGAGTATACTTCTTTGGAGGAAATGGTAGAACTCTAAGATCTTCTCAGCTTTCTTACAACTCCAAACTTGCAAAGGATCTTTGGGATGCATCGTCTCAAATTCATCTTGAGTTTCAGCTTGCTTCCCAAG GGAACTTGGAGTATACAATTAGATGA